The Neofelis nebulosa isolate mNeoNeb1 chromosome 1, mNeoNeb1.pri, whole genome shotgun sequence sequence AAGTCTTCAATTTCCGCAAGCCTAATCCCAACACTGTCAATGTTCTCCCCATCAGAAGCCCcacctttcatttcttctctgttaGACTAGACACCACGGTAGAGCACAGCAGCCCCCATCCATCCCAGAGACTCGGCACCCTTGTCCCAGCTAATCCTGGATCCTTCCTTCCACTAGCCAGCTTGTTGGTTCCTACATTCCTCTTCCTAGAGGAAATCCCACAGCCATGtagaataatgctgctataaatccATGATTTCCAGCGATACCTGGAGACTCCCCAGCTACtcagccattgtttccttgtcggtttttctctttataatgAATACTATTCCTCATTTTTCTCAAAACTGCTACCCACTCACCTCCCGCtaccaccccacccacccccgtgaCCCCATGCTTGGATGACCTGGGATCCTGCTtcacagagtaaaataaaaagcaccaGTTTAGTCTCTTGATTTTAAGATGCAGACACCAACCTAGAGTAGCACAAGAAAGATGATGGCAGGtcatagaaatgtaaaaatgGGACTTGGCATATGACCGGGCCTCTGATACTAAACGATGGGGTTCACGGGTGTTCACTCAGTGCCCTCCACTGGTAAGACTCCCTtgttatttggggcacctgggtggctcggttgagcatcagactcttggtttcagcttaggtcatgatctcacagtttgtgggatcaagccccacattgggttctgggGTGACAggactgagcctgcttgggattctgtctccaccatcccccccccccccccgcccttcccctgctcgtgcactctctcaaaaataaacatagtacATAACCATCCTGCtatgtgtgggtctgtttctgcagATCCATTTCTCCCTCTACCAGTCAGTGGCCTTATCACCAACTCTTCATACCTTTTCTTTATTAGAAACCTTATAGATGCTATTTTGTCATAACTTCGGCCTCTTATCACAGAATTTCTCTGGACATACCAGCTGCTGCCTGCCTGAATTTTTCCATATACACCCCAAAAGTCAGGTGCTGACTGGCTCACTCCTACTCAGGTAAAACTTCTGACAGAGAGTGTGCTTATTTGCTCATGTAACTCTTTTGTCTAAAGCCCAAACAAGAACACAAAGAGGGATGCATTTTAATACAGAAATAGCCCATTCTAGGAGTGCTGGAGAATGCATACCAGGTACAATACAATCTTAAGACCAAACTGAAGAGCAATGAAATGGGATACAATTTTTTTAGCAAAAGAAGTATGAAATGAGAGTCCTGAAGAAAGCCACCTAAAGTCTTACCCTGGAGAAAGGGGATTGCAGGACAAAGTGGGCCCCAGAAAAAGTAGGAAGCACCCGGAATTGGAACCATTTACACTCCTCAGAATGGTAAGGAGGGTGAGGTTGAAGAGGGGggattgttttgatttttccagaTACCTGGGTCAGCCTAGATAGGGCCAAGGAACAACACACAAGGAATGGTCTGATCTGAAGGGAGCCCCCGCCAGATAGGACCCTACCACAAAAAGGCTGAGCTAATTCAGTAAGGGTTTAGCTGCCACAGCTCACCCACCCCAGAAAGGCTCCAGCAGCAAGTGCCACTCCACACACCCCCTTCCCAATCCCCCCAAAGCAGCTATCTGAATGAAACAAGACTAAGATTGGCCACTATCCAGCTTTCTTCTCTCATCCTAAAGGATGAACCGAACACACTTAAACACAGAGACCTACCGACCAACCCTGAGCAAACAGCAAGCTTGGACAGGACGCCCACTAAAAACAATTTGGTTCAGCAAAGGTCTTCCTCATGAAGACAGAACTGGGAAAGGTGGAGGGAGGACACTGAAACACAATATGCAAAAGGCAGATAAATATAATGGGAGGACCACCTTGGGTATCAGAAGATGATAAATTCAAACGGATTTGTATTCTTAATGTACTTAGAGTGTAGCTTCTAAGAAACaagatcaaaaaagaaagaaaatcaagtgaGATTAATATGGATCTGGTGTAACCAAGAACAGAAACTAAGAGACCACCTTACCAAACTAAAAGACCTAGCAGATGCATCAAGTCAAATCAAACTGCAGAAACCTAAGTCAGTGACATTGAAGATGAACttgaaaaatgcttaaaatacaATGGAAATGCACAAAGGCCAtccataaataaaacaaaaatcctgaTGAAATGTTAGGTAGTAGAATCCAGTAATGCATTAAGGAAAATACTAAGCCTAAGTGATGTTAATTCCAAACATGACTGGTATGaatttaagaaatctttaaatGTATTTCGTTTTATTAGgactaaatatatatacatatatatatatatatatatatatatatatatatatattataaaagacatcaataaatattttttaaagtttgcatcatactgtatttttttatcatAAAGTGAATAGGAGGCTAAATTCAGAAACTATAAAACAAGAGACTCATAATTTAACCAGACTACATCCAAACTAAAAACAACTGGGGACTGTCCCAGCAGATTTAGGCAAGACAGCAGAACAGTGACATAGTGTTTTAATCTCCTTACCTCCCACCCATTCTCTGCTCCCTGCAGctaccccacacacacacacacacacacacacacacacacacacacacacaactagtATACATAAACAATGTACTACAACAAAACTAGGTTTGAAAGTACCCCCACAAATCCCAGAATATACAAATAGGCAGGGACAAACTACTAACAACAGCAAGATGCGTGCAAACAAGGCAGAGGAAGCACCAGGACATCTGACAGCCCTTGAAAACCCCACCGTCCCCACCATAATCAACGTAATCAATAGGGGAGCAGAACCAGATCTCAGAAAGTAATCTGCCGTAGCTCTTTCCACTACACCCAAACAGAAGAGGCAGGTGTAGAGAATAAATACAGTTAGAAAAGCTACCCTGACCCACATCCCTTGTAAAACAGCAGCAAAAGTAATTTCATGTAAAAACAGGCAACAGAAGATAATCTAAGTAAAATcccatacaacattattataaGAACAAAGAGCCTGAGGCTCAAATACAATCAATCCCTATAGACAACAACAAAGCACACCAGAAAGACATGCTCAGGAAACCAGTGAAAACTGTAACCGaatgcctcaaaaaaaaaaaacatcaagaaaatggcataaaatataatataaactgaaattagaaaaaaattcagaaattggTTATTATAATAAACCCAgtaaaaacaatttcagaaaagACGAAACTAGAGTAACATCTTAAGATAAAAAGGGTGAGAGGCTTAAAGATCAACGGTAATGAGAAAAAAGAGCCCAAGCAGAGCAAATATATGGAGCTGTAATAACAGTCCCCAAAGAAGAAAACCTAAACCAAGGGACAGaacaaacactgaaaactttgcttttcctgaaacttagaataaaaaagatttgACACTACACATGGAAGGAACGTACCATGTACTTGGAAATActgatccaggggcacctgggtggctcagtcggttgagcgtccagcagATCTCACTccttatgggtttgagccctgggtcctTTAaaggagagcctggagcctgctttggattccgtatctccgtctctctgcccctccttggctcgtgctctgtctctctctctccctctcaaaaataataagcattaaaaaatgtttttaaaaggtaatacTGATCCAGAACAACCAACACCCAAACACAGTATGATAACattattggggggaaaaaatcctgtGGGCTCCAGGCAAAAAGAACAAGGCATTcatgagggaaagaaaatcatattACAATCAGACTTTGACAGTAATGCTTTATGCCAAAAAGAACACACTtaacacagtgaaaaaaaaaaaaaatcaaaatatgatCTAGAATGTTATCCAGACAAACTGACCTTCAAATAAAAAGGCTGCAGATGACCTGTCACCAGAATACCAACACTCAGGGACTATTATTCTCACAGGCCTTTCTGAAGAATCTAACAAATGAGCAAGACAACCAAAATGATAGGACAATGACATAAGGAATGGTAGTGAGCACTAAACATGTATTTACCTGAAGAGTTAAGACCAAAGAGTTAAAAGGGAGACTGTACTATATAACGACGATGTTCTTACAATGCAGATACAGCTCAAAGTGGAGCACTGACTTGTAcactcaaaaatggttaaaatggtaaattttacgttaccacaataaaaaaggaaaactaagtaCGTCATAAGTTTACAGTGATACTTCTCATTTAAATGTAGAACTACAAAAGGTTTTGACTACCTTCTGTCTTAAAGCTATAAAGTTTTCCATATCAAGAATCCTGGTTCTCATCAAGGAAATTAATTATgataaaagaatgtttatttctgtaagtCCATAATACTTAACGAGTCAGTCACCTTTAGAGAATGTTAGAGAACCAACTCTATTTTGAAACTCGGTAAAGAAAAGGTAGAATTTagggggcacatggatggctcagttggttgagtgtccaactcctgatttcacctcatgtcattatctcatagtcatgagatcaaaccctgcactgggctcaatgctgacagtgtgaagcctggttggaattctctccctctctctgcctccttcccacacACGCACTCTTTCTTCTCtcacaataataaacatttgttaagaaggtagaattggggcgcctgggtggtggctcagtcggttaagcgtccaacttcagctcagttcatgatctcacagctcgttgagttcaagccccacaccgggctctctgctatcagcacagagcccgcttcagatcctctgtcccattctctctgcccctctccagttcgttctctctcaaaataaacacacacaaaataaagactttatcCTACTTTTCCTCTATGAATACTAAGAGGTAATAGCAATGATACAGGTGAAGTCTTATAAGCAAAGAAATGTAAGAATTAAAGTATCACCCCTCTGCAATCCCAATAAATCACTGATGTAATAAGAAATAACCAGTAAGGTTACCAAcatcacaaaaggaaagagattaaGAGCTCCCTGATGGAAGAACAAACCACCACCTATGAAAAAGTGTTGCCCAAAGAAACCTGAATCTGACAGCCTCTAGATCCAATTACCAATACCTGGCAAGTACAAAAGTCAGAAAAACACATTAAACTACACCATGTGGAAGCAACCAGCAAAATCCAAACTTTGAAAACTCTACAGGACAAGTGATCCAATTTCATCAGCAAATATCTTGCAAGGGAAAAAACAAGAGATAGATGTCAGGGGGAGACCAACATTTTAAGAGaaacctggggtggctcagttggttgagcgtctgacttcagctcaggccatgatttcacggtttgttgagtttgagccccgactTCGGGCTCTTCTGCAGTCagtctgtcagcacaaagcctgattcagatcctctgtcctcctttctcggcctctccccctcttgtactctctcaaaaataaacattaaaaaaaaaaaaacacttaaaaaaggccatcaaatgaaagatgaaaggggcacctgggtggctcagttgggtaataagcatctgacttttggtgtCCACTCAGGTTacctcaaggttcatgggttcgagccctgcgacaggcgcactgtcagcatggggcctgcttgggattctacctctttctgcccctcccccactagcactctcactctctcagaataaataagcttaaaaaaaaaaaaaaacaggaaaatgaaaccaaacaaaacaaaattattagaGATGCAATACTGGGTCAGAACAGTATTCTCAGGGATTAGGGAGACTCTAACTGGGAGGAAGCCTTGAACAGAGTCTGGATAGCTGGCAACATTCTGTCTCCTGACCTGGGTGATGGCTACAAGCATATTtgccttaaaataatttattagccTATACATTTGCTTATGTGATTTTCCATGTGTATTTTAATCAATACATGTGATTTTTAGATGTTATATTTAACTGTATCCCCAAAttcatatgatatatacatatcccAAATCTGAATACCAGGCAGATCTCTTTAATAGGACAATTAAGGTCTCCACAGATTCCATGCTTGAGCACTGCACCATATACTTttccaaagattaaaaaacaaaaacaaaaagaatcaccATATACCAACTCCAAAGACTGGGAAAACCAACTGCATCACAGACACAGGgttaatacacataatatatggAAAGCCCTAATGaagcaatacaaaaaaaaagatcaatgccccttaaaaaaatgaaaaacatgaataactcacttgggggggggggggatacaaattaccaatataGTAAATGATAACCcctgaataaaataatttgatcatTCTCCTCTATTAAGCTCGGTAAAGACCAGAATTGATGATACCTTCTACAGTACTGGCTAAGGTCTAAAGAAACCAGCATTTACATTATTGGTGGAAATTAACATGAATCTTAGAAGTCAAACTgattttatctttacattttcaaGACCTACTGTTTGAGTAAATTCATTTCTATTATTCCTCCTACAGAAATCAACTATAAAGACatggggtggctcagctggttgagcgtgcaactcttgatttctgcttaggtcatgatcccagggtcatgagactgagccccacgtcaggctccatatgcaatgtagagcctgcttgagattctctctctttccctctccctcacccacactctctttttctaaaattaaatttaaaaagactttaaataaatataaaaacaggagaaTAATCCAAATGTTCATTAGTGGCAAAGTTATACAATGAAGCCAAAAatgcttaaaaagaatgtgtgtttatTCTGAAAGCTCTCCACAACATAAATGGAAGAAGAATATTGCATATTCCCATTATGATGCTAGTGGAAATCACGGTACAGCACTGGTCTACCAAGAGTAAATTCTAACATTCAACTGAGAAAGTATGTGTATCACTTTAACTATGTTACCATCCATACCCCTCTGACAGTAGCCCACAAGGTTATGTACATTAACACTGCTGCCTTGCCAGTGCTattaaagaatacagaaaatttaTGCAAAATTTATGAGAGCCGGTGATATCGTCCTGGGACTCAATGGGCTGCAATGAATAGGAAATTACTCAGGTTGTCAGTCATATTGATCTGGATGAAAGTAAAATGGAGCAAACAttatctgtaaatatatataatgaggaAATACAAGATGGAGAAACCACAGAGCTGGAATTAAACTTCATAAATACCTCACACAGACTTGTGACTACTGATTTCCATGTTCTTGGGGCAAGAGTGGCCACGACTCGCAGTCCTGGACCCTTGTCATCATCAGGCTGAATGTCATTATTTACTGGTCCTGTATTGCCACTGAACCAAACACCAGCCCCTTTCACTTTCCTTTGGGTGATGACCAAACTCAGAcgttatatttaaaaagagtatTGTATTCATCTGTTCAGAAACGATAGGAAGAACTGAATGATGGAATGTGTCTGAGACCACTGGGTAATCCTGTTTCCGCAGATCAGGAGCTTTCTTGGCCACCTGACATCTGACAGTGTCTTTTTCCTCTAAGAACATAGAGAACTGGCCAACTTTTTCACCCCCAAAAGACAATTTATGTTAAATTATACCAAGATATTAGAAGCAAGCAGGAATATCCTTCTATCACTGAATTCTGTACCACcatgagaatttttgcatgccTGCTCTTCTGCTCCTCTCTGTTAGAGAAAATCAGTCCCCTCCTAGTGCcaaagtaagaaaggaaaaattgtaGTTTAATGCCACGACTATTACTCAATCGCTCGGGATTAAAAGTTCAAACacttgcggcgcctgggtggctcagtcagttaagcgtccgacttcagctcaggtcatgatctcacggtccgtgggttcgagccccgcgtcgggctctgtgctgacggctcagagcctggagcctgtttcagattctgtgtctccctctctctctgaccctcccccattcatgctctctctctgtctcaaaaataaataaacattaaaaaaaatttttttttaaaaattaaaaaaaataaataaataaaagttcaaacACTTACCGGGTAACCTGAGACTCAGCAAGGCATCCTCTCCAAGCTTGTCCTTCAATAAATGAAGATAGTAATCGGGGTTTGGGGAGCTCAAAACGAAGTACAGACTACTTTACCAGGCACAGAGTGTGCGTTCACCAAGGCTTGTTGCTCCCTTTCTGTTGGAGCCTTGTTCTAGATCAGGTTAGAGCACTGTTAAAGATCAGGTTAATTTAAGGAACACTCAACAATTAAACAGTATGTGAAGAGTTCAAGAAGCAGCAGATTCTTTACACAATAGACTTTTATGGAAGTTTTGTTATATTCAAACTCACTGACTGATCTTTAGATCCAAGCAGCATAAACCCGTGGAAACACCGCTCCTACCACACAGCACAATTATTTCCATGGGTCCTATCATTTCTCCTTTAAAGAGGACTGTACACAGTAGCATTTTATAGGAGAAAAAGTTCTAGATAacatccccccacctccaaattGTACTCCTCTTCCTCGCCTCTGGCTATAAAATATGTACTGCAGTTGGGGCCACAAACAGGTGGAGGTGACTGGGCACTCAGCTCTGAAACCACTGACAGAGGTTCAGACAAGGCCCTTTTCCAGCCTTGCTTGAGAATATAGATGCTGGCGACGAGGTGAAGAATACTTTAGAAAAACATCCATGATCTCACTTCTAAAATCTTTGCGAGGAAAAAAACAGTACATTTTCACCTGAAAAGAAATCCCAGGATAGAATCAGTTATCGGTTCAGTATCCActttataagggaaaaaaaaaaattaacagtttcCATACTTATTTACCACCAGTAGTGTCAATTTTAGAGGTAAAGGAGGTTATTTTAAAGGATAGGAAATCTTTttccatgcattaaaaaaaaagagcctggcAAACTACTACCAATGGCCAGCTGCCTGTTTTTGTGAATAGTTTTATTGGTACACAGCCTCATCCACTTATTTGTATTGCCTATAGCAACTTTCATTcaagagttgagtagttgtgacattACAAATGGCTCACAAAACCTAAATATTTACTATCCAGtcccacaagaaaaagtttgccagcccCTGCACCAAAATATTACCacactaggggtgcctgtgtggctcagtcgctggagcgtcagactcttggttttggctcaggtcatgaactcatggtcacGAACtcatgtgggttcaagccccacgtcaggccctgcgcagacagtgcagagcctgcttgggattctctctctctgcccctcccccactcatgctgtctctgtctctcaaaataaacaaacaaacaaacaaacaaacttaaaagaaaaaaaaagtattaccaCACTCAACTAAGGCTAagtaaaaattggaaagaaaaccatggtagaatacaaaaatacaaatgacatGCTTGCTCTGATTCAGGCACTTTCAAGATCATAGTTTATTTATTACTTCAGATAAAAAGATAGTATACATATTAGGGAATCCCTTAAAATTCAACTCTACAGTTATACACCATCTAGTACTTTTGCATTGAATGTTAACCAAAAAAATCTCTAAACACCTGAAAGCCCCACTATTAACATGAACTATGGTAATAAAAAATTTGACATTTAATTTGTTCAATATATAGTATTTACATTATGAAACCAATGCTGATACCATAAACAGTgataaagaaatagtaaaaataaactttaaaaagcaaaggttTATATCCTTACAATGTGCTAATTATCAtaattgtatataaaaattaaaacatagcaGAGCTTTCTGTTACAAAATTCTTAATCATCTGAGTTGTAGTCATTACTTGCTAACAATTTACATGCAATATCTGCTAAAACTGacatttgatttgttttcccCCAAAAAAGTATGAGTAGATAAATGACATTTAAGAGCAGACATTAATTTACCTgtggacagaaaaagaaaaaactgtacTCAAGATTAGTACTGGTCACAAGCCTCTTCCCTATAGAAACGATAGAAACATTTAAGACCAAAAATAATCCCAAAAGGAGATGCATAGGCAAAGGGTGCCATGAATGGCACAGCTCAAAAAGTCTTGGGACCAATCAGAcacatcttttctctttccttcaatgATGAGAGGTCTATTTTGCCATCAAATAATACGGACTGAAGCAAGTGAGGGGCACCAGGTGTacaacgaatgaaatcttgcaaaaTACTAAGATGGAGGCAGGAGTGGCCAGAAGGGGCAATTTATATAGAATTCAAACTATATACAGCATATGTGGAATGCGGCCCACCCCGATCCGGCTTTGTGAAACAACTGGACCTTTAGGATTTAATAGTTAAAATTACAACAAGTGTAATAATACAATAGATTTACATGGGAAACAAAATCCAATgggcattttatattatttactgtgttgtttcaatttaaaaataattttgctaagTATACATCTCAACTGAGGTCTATGTATAAAATGTCCTAATAGATACAGATATTTACCTTTGGTGAGTTAAAGGCCTTTTTGTGACTTCTGTCTGAATGGTAGGCAGAATGCTAGGTGTACGTGCACACGTGGGAAAAACTCGAGGTAATCCAAAAGATGTGCGTGTGAGGAGACTGGAGTCACTTTGAAAGTCAAAGCGTGCCAGAATCCCAAAACAGGTTAACAGTGAGGATGGCAACAAGGAATGGATTGCCAATATGGcagtaaaactttttttgaaaacagaaagaggaaggcCTCTCGTACCAGCAGAATCCTGcatacatacaaaaaagaaaagccacccACCGTTTCATAAAACAAAAGCCAATTACAGTGTGGAAAGTACAAACTGCAGAGAACCAGAAGTCAATAGAAGAAAACCTACTGGTTTACATGAGAAAGAGAACTTCGTTCTGAGCAGCTACTTGGTGAACGCTGCCACCACCGCCCAAAGGACCTCGTTGGTGTTGGCCTTCAGACACTCCACTTCCGGATCTAAGTCGAGGAGCTGCCGTACTCTCTTGGTGGCTAAATCATACTGCTCGTCCAGAAGGGGAGCGAAAGCATTCTCCAGGACGTCGGAGGCGTGGGCTAGGTAAATGAGGGCCAGCAAGCGTTTGTCCATGCGGTGAGGGTCATTCACCCATTTGTCAAGAACAGCTTCCTGTACCTTCTTGATGAGGCGCTGCTTGATATTGTTGTTGGTGAGGGGATGTGTGGTCATGTCAAAGAGTAggaagttctgtttctctgttgtcAATACGCCCTTTTCCACCAGGTTTTTAGCTAATCGTTCCCGCACGTTTCTTAACTGATAATGCAATTTTAACGGATTCCATGTCTCACCTAAACAAAAGATTTCAGAAGTTAGAAATGACAGGTATTATACTGCTAACTTTATAAAGTGTACtactaaaataaagaataaaatttgatttccaccccctaaataaataaaagaaaacccaactATTTTTCTTGTCAACTAAACCATGAACCTCTTGAGGGCCAGGCCTTTGGATTCTAAGCACCCGTCACGTTTTCAGGCACAACAGTTACTCAAAGGACCAAATTGAAAGCAGTCTTCAAACCAGGTACCCTAAGGTGCAAATGAGCTAAATACTAAATACATTCAGCCTCCCTCCAGCTGTTGTCAAAAAGCAACCAGagcaaaatgtttcttttctatttagaAACACTAATGTGCAAtagagacacaaaagaaaaaaagtttcctgaTTAATATACTATTCCAGAAACTGCTACATAACAGCCTGCAAAGCTAGGAAAGCCTGTTTGGACAAGGCTGTTCTTTGATAACAAATTAATACAAAGCCTATTCTAGAAGGACAAAACACTTTCACCATTTTAATCTGGTCACCTATGCACATTTCCTTTCaagacagaaatatttaaaataaaaccaaacaattttcacgaagataatttttttctctacagaAATACTGGAAGGAAATGTATCAAAATATTAACCCTAGTTTTCTCTGGGATAATGTgtgacaaattttcttttttgtactttctatattttctgaatTATCTCTAAGGAAcacataacaatttttttaatttgaaaaaaatactacagCAATTTTCCAAACTGGGACGTGTTAAAGATCAACCACGGGCACTTTTGTTATATGAAAAAGCAATAAGgttgaaaaaattgttttaatgtttatttatttagagagacagaatcctaagcaggctccatgctcagcgtggagcacgacgtggggctcaatcccacgaccatgcgatcatgacctgagctgaaatcaagagctggatgcttgaccaactgagccatctaggctcAAGGAACCCCAAGGgtgaaattttataatattaagagaaaacaaactgtATTGTCTACTACAGGACCCACTAGCCACATGGgactattaaatttaaataaataaaaaattcagttcctcagttgtacTAACCATGTTTCAAAATGTTCAATAGCCATGTATGGCTAATGTCTACTTACTGGacagcaaagaaacagaacatttccataaTCACGGAGAGTTCTAGTGAAGAGTGCGATCTTAAAATACATTACTATTTAGTTGACCATAAGCAGAAGTATTTTATCATATGActtaataataaagaatatggGGCTAGGATAATCAGGCCTGGACTTCTACAATTAGACCCTTTGGCCTTCCATAAATAGAAACCtggataaaatatatgaaacaactgCTTTCCAACACTAGTCAAAAGGCAGTCCAGAGCTGTGACCCTTGAGAGAAACCTAAGTGAGCCATACTTTTGCCCAAGCTTACTATCCGATAACACGTCCCAGGGAGCAAAGCAGGACAGAAGACCTCAAACAGAGCACATAAGTtttaaaacaagcagaaaaaaaattttaattgaaaatttaaattaaacaaactaGAAAAACAGAGATCAGAGTTCCAAGACGGCAAGGCAGCTGAAATACAAAGGCAAAGTACTGGAAAAGAGAAAGCTATGCAGAACAAGAGCTCTAGAAACCTGTACGGTGTTCCTTTGAGTCTGGTTGAAAACAAAGTCACACAAGTTAAGATGAGAAACTCTGCAGGGGTAGGCaaagaaaaattaaccaaaagCTGTAAGCTGAACAACTGTAAGTGTTCACATGAGGCTGGGGAAAATTTGCGTGCCAAGTAGCCTGAGTGGAAAGGTCTCACTGAACATCCAAGATATTCAGAAGGGACTCCAGAGGATCACACCTTAGTACTAGGCCTAAACTAGCCTTTGAGAAAAGGCTATTCTAGACCTGGCCcaataaagcttaaaaacaaactgAT is a genomic window containing:
- the GOLPH3 gene encoding Golgi phosphoprotein 3 isoform X2, whose translation is MTSLTQRSSGLVQRRTEASRNAADKERVAGGGGGSGEDDAQSRRDEQDDDDKGDSKETRLTLMEEVLLLGLKDREVICKSDAPTGDVLLDEALKHVKETQPPETVQNWIELLSGETWNPLKLHYQLRNVRERLAKNLVEKGVLTTEKQNFLLFDMTTHPLTNNNIKQRLIKKVQEAVLDKWVNDPHRMDKRLLALIYLAHASDVLENAFAPLLDEQYDLATKRVRQLLDLDPEVECLKANTNEVLWAVVAAFTK